The Gemmatimonadaceae bacterium genome has a segment encoding these proteins:
- a CDS encoding M56 family metallopeptidase has product MTTTLFLGMSPLVLFIAKATLVLIAGLVAAFALRHSTAGARHLVWLAVLVGVLALPVLGRIPSLRLAVLPATIGDARIDAPSLAPTTYQPTERSRRAATNDVTVDPRGAAPAASLANDVGSPSKVNDAATSSSTSTPASLLSTLLIAWAGVALSLMTWLVVGALQVRRIVRRGHEATSPDWTTPLCEVADRLDLEAAPRLLLSDDIEMAFACRALEPTIVLPAIAEAWSDDRRRAVLFHELAHVKRHDLLGHTLGRLACALYWFHPLVWTAAKKLRAESERACDDLVLGCGARPSEYAQHLLDMVTSVRRHGAPVMAMPMARKKEFEGRMLAILDPAIRRAAPGRAQAALVVASLGALSLTVAAAAPVRATQTPDAHPRTAARRETGRQLAVDAAQLDSPVTQGVRDPRPTPNPSPDGEAKADPQPNPHPDVRVNAFDRSVADLATAIGNAAGGAATNIVKGIFGGDARGKAIDTARVSLLIKVLQTDADGSVRRSAAWALHDMPTERSRAALAQALRDDRDDQVREMSAWALSDFESEATANALAEAVLKDRSAQVRRTSAWALGQFDRAGGADALISAVNDSDPQVREVAIWALGQKNLTRAPISVMNALTDDSRAVRTIAAWTLGQIEDTAAVRPLTRAFETESDDHVRTTQLWALRSIGQVPNSVIETAMKSSDPELRRHGVAMLAGAVDPWPWPWPWPWPRPMP; this is encoded by the coding sequence ATGACGACGACGCTCTTCCTGGGAATGTCTCCTCTCGTCCTGTTCATCGCGAAAGCGACGCTGGTGTTGATCGCGGGTCTCGTTGCCGCGTTTGCGTTGCGTCACAGTACCGCCGGCGCGCGTCATCTCGTTTGGCTCGCCGTTCTCGTTGGCGTGCTCGCGTTGCCGGTGCTTGGCCGCATTCCGTCGCTGCGCCTGGCGGTGCTCCCGGCGACGATCGGCGACGCGCGCATCGACGCGCCGAGTTTGGCGCCCACCACCTATCAGCCGACGGAGCGTTCGCGGCGAGCGGCCACGAACGATGTGACCGTGGACCCACGCGGTGCAGCGCCGGCCGCCAGTCTCGCGAACGACGTCGGTTCCCCGTCGAAGGTCAACGACGCCGCGACGTCCTCGAGCACATCCACGCCGGCGTCGCTGCTTTCAACTTTGCTCATTGCCTGGGCTGGCGTCGCGCTGTCGCTGATGACGTGGCTCGTCGTCGGCGCGCTGCAGGTGCGACGCATCGTTCGCCGCGGCCACGAAGCGACGTCGCCTGACTGGACCACACCGTTGTGCGAAGTGGCCGATCGCCTGGACCTCGAGGCCGCGCCGCGCTTGTTGTTGAGCGACGACATCGAGATGGCGTTCGCGTGCCGCGCGCTCGAGCCGACGATCGTGTTGCCGGCGATCGCGGAAGCGTGGTCGGACGATCGTCGTCGCGCCGTCCTCTTTCACGAGCTCGCGCACGTGAAGCGCCACGATCTGCTCGGCCACACGCTCGGGCGGCTCGCGTGCGCGCTGTACTGGTTCCATCCGCTGGTGTGGACGGCCGCGAAGAAGCTGCGCGCCGAGAGCGAGCGTGCGTGCGATGACCTGGTGTTGGGCTGCGGCGCGCGCCCGAGCGAGTACGCGCAGCACCTGCTCGACATGGTGACGAGCGTGCGGCGCCATGGCGCGCCGGTGATGGCGATGCCGATGGCGCGCAAGAAAGAATTCGAGGGTCGCATGTTGGCGATTCTCGATCCCGCGATTCGACGCGCGGCACCGGGCCGTGCGCAGGCAGCGCTGGTCGTGGCGTCGCTCGGCGCGCTGTCGTTGACCGTCGCCGCGGCGGCGCCGGTCCGCGCGACGCAGACACCGGACGCTCATCCGCGCACTGCCGCGCGACGGGAGACCGGCCGTCAGCTCGCGGTAGACGCGGCGCAGCTGGATTCGCCCGTAACGCAAGGCGTACGGGATCCGCGTCCGACTCCCAATCCGAGCCCGGACGGAGAGGCGAAGGCCGATCCTCAACCCAACCCCCATCCTGATGTTCGGGTGAACGCGTTCGACCGCAGTGTGGCCGATCTCGCCACGGCGATCGGCAACGCGGCGGGCGGAGCGGCCACCAACATCGTCAAAGGCATTTTCGGCGGCGATGCGCGAGGGAAGGCGATCGACACGGCACGTGTCAGTTTACTCATTAAGGTTTTGCAAACAGATGCGGACGGCTCCGTTCGCCGCTCGGCCGCCTGGGCGCTGCACGACATGCCGACCGAGCGCTCGCGGGCCGCGCTGGCGCAGGCGCTGCGCGACGATCGCGACGACCAGGTGCGCGAGATGTCGGCCTGGGCGCTGTCGGACTTTGAGTCCGAGGCCACGGCCAACGCGCTCGCCGAGGCGGTGCTCAAGGACCGCAGCGCACAGGTGCGCCGCACGTCGGCGTGGGCCCTCGGCCAGTTCGATCGCGCCGGCGGGGCGGACGCGCTGATCAGTGCCGTGAACGACAGCGATCCACAGGTGCGCGAAGTGGCGATCTGGGCGCTCGGCCAAAAGAATTTGACGCGCGCGCCGATCTCCGTCATGAACGCGCTGACGGATGACTCGCGCGCGGTGCGGACGATCGCCGCGTGGACGCTCGGCCAGATCGAGGACACCGCGGCGGTGCGTCCGCTCACGCGCGCCTTCGAAACGGAGAGCGACGACCACGTGCGGACGACGCAGCTGTGGGCGTTGCGCTCGATTGGCCAGGTGCCGAACAGTGTGATCGAGACCGCGATGAAGTCGAGCGATCCCGAGCTGCGACGCCACGGCGTGGCGATGCTGGCCGGCGCGGTCGATCCCTGGCCCTGGCCGTGGCCCTGGCCGTGGCCTCGGCCGATGCCGTGA
- a CDS encoding BlaI/MecI/CopY family transcriptional regulator: MPLPKDTPTDLSRRERQVMDILYRRAEATVAEVMNDLPDPPTYSAVRSILRILMEKKLITHREDGPRYVYLPAVDTDEAREDALKHVIRTFFDGSAEQAVTAVLRMSDAKLSDAELNALADRIKAARISGR; this comes from the coding sequence GTGCCTCTCCCCAAGGACACTCCCACCGATCTGTCGCGCCGCGAGCGCCAGGTGATGGACATCCTCTATCGCCGCGCCGAAGCCACCGTGGCCGAAGTGATGAACGATCTGCCCGATCCACCGACCTACTCGGCGGTCCGGTCGATTCTGCGCATCCTCATGGAGAAGAAGTTGATCACGCATCGCGAGGACGGACCGCGGTACGTGTATCTCCCGGCCGTCGACACCGACGAAGCGCGCGAGGATGCGCTCAAGCACGTCATTCGAACTTTCTTCGACGGATCGGCCGAGCAGGCCGTGACCGCGGTGCTGCGGATGTCCGACGCGAAGCTCAGCGACGCCGAACTCAACGCGCTGGCCGATCGCATCAAGGCCGCGCGGATCAGCGGGAGGTGA
- a CDS encoding PAS domain S-box protein, which produces MTSLDLSPDATATFPGDGEMAARCRAIDWSKTGLGPVEQWPDSLRTAVRTAIECPFPINLWCGPDKLLIYNDGYIHALGAKHPRALARPGAEVWREIWPDIAAMFESIAAGGPAVYQENARFVMERSDGPPGEAYFTFSLSPVRDENGAIVAFLNVVTETTRRVTAERNAIEARAQAENAERYLRDIFAQAPAFMAVVRGKDHVFDFANDEYIRLIGHRDIIGKSVYDAIPEVRDQGFIELLDRVFETGETFVGRETPIMLQRTAGSPPEEAFLDFIYQPLSDASGTRIGIVAHGSDVTENVRARKEIERLWHESEATRVGAEESEARYRFLAEAIPVQVWTATPDGALDYVSDRTARYFGKTAQEVVGEQWLSVLHPDDLEQSLERWRASLESGQTYENEFRLWSAEHQTYRWHLARAVPQRDENGKIIRWFGTNTDIEESKRTEEELKRLTHEATEANHAKSAFLAAMSHELRTPLNAIGGYAQLIEMGVRGPVTEEQKVDLLKIQRSKNHLDALVSDVLNFAKLGSGRIEYRIGPVDVQRVVHGVLEMIMPQLAEKHLHLAPFSTPRGLTVTADEDKLRQILLNLLANAMKFTPAEGTISLCIATRDHQVAIDVSDTGIGIPRDQWDRIFEPFVQAKRALNPSDQGVGLGLAISRQLARAMGGELTVASEVGKGSTFTVTLPRFAS; this is translated from the coding sequence GTGACCAGTCTCGATCTCTCACCCGACGCCACGGCGACGTTCCCCGGCGACGGAGAGATGGCGGCGCGGTGCCGCGCGATCGATTGGTCGAAGACAGGGCTCGGGCCCGTGGAGCAATGGCCCGATAGTCTGCGCACGGCCGTGCGCACGGCGATCGAGTGTCCCTTTCCGATCAATCTGTGGTGCGGACCGGACAAGCTCCTCATCTACAATGACGGGTACATCCACGCACTCGGCGCGAAGCATCCGCGTGCGCTCGCCCGACCAGGCGCCGAAGTGTGGCGCGAGATCTGGCCGGACATCGCGGCGATGTTCGAATCGATCGCCGCGGGTGGGCCGGCCGTGTATCAGGAGAACGCGCGCTTCGTCATGGAGCGCAGCGATGGACCGCCGGGCGAAGCATATTTCACATTTTCGTTGAGCCCGGTGCGCGACGAGAACGGCGCTATCGTCGCTTTCTTGAACGTCGTGACGGAGACGACACGTCGCGTCACGGCGGAGCGGAATGCGATCGAAGCCCGCGCCCAGGCGGAAAACGCCGAGCGCTATCTCAGGGACATCTTCGCGCAGGCTCCGGCATTCATGGCCGTGGTGCGAGGGAAAGACCACGTCTTCGATTTCGCGAACGACGAATACATTCGCCTCATCGGGCACCGCGACATCATCGGAAAGTCGGTCTACGATGCGATTCCCGAAGTGCGCGACCAGGGTTTCATCGAGTTGCTCGACCGCGTGTTCGAGACCGGCGAGACGTTCGTGGGCCGCGAGACGCCGATCATGCTTCAGCGCACCGCCGGCAGCCCTCCGGAAGAAGCGTTTCTCGATTTCATCTATCAGCCGCTGAGCGACGCGAGCGGAACGCGCATCGGCATCGTCGCGCATGGTTCGGACGTCACCGAGAATGTTCGCGCGCGCAAGGAGATCGAGCGCTTGTGGCACGAGAGCGAAGCCACGCGCGTCGGCGCGGAAGAGAGCGAAGCGCGGTATCGCTTTCTCGCCGAGGCGATTCCCGTGCAAGTGTGGACGGCGACGCCGGATGGCGCGCTCGACTACGTGAGCGATCGGACCGCGCGCTACTTCGGCAAGACGGCGCAGGAAGTCGTCGGCGAACAATGGCTCTCCGTGTTGCATCCCGACGATCTGGAGCAATCGCTCGAGCGATGGCGCGCGTCCCTCGAGTCCGGGCAGACGTACGAGAACGAATTCCGCCTCTGGAGCGCCGAGCATCAGACATATCGGTGGCATCTGGCGCGCGCGGTTCCGCAGCGCGATGAAAACGGCAAGATCATTCGATGGTTCGGCACCAACACCGACATCGAGGAGTCGAAGCGCACCGAGGAGGAGCTCAAGCGCCTGACGCACGAGGCGACGGAAGCGAATCACGCGAAGAGCGCGTTCCTCGCCGCGATGAGCCACGAGCTTCGCACGCCGCTCAACGCGATCGGCGGCTACGCGCAGCTCATCGAGATGGGCGTGCGCGGTCCGGTGACGGAAGAGCAGAAGGTCGATCTGCTCAAGATCCAGCGCAGCAAGAACCATCTCGACGCGCTCGTCAGCGACGTGCTCAACTTCGCGAAGCTCGGCTCGGGGCGCATCGAGTATCGCATCGGGCCGGTGGACGTGCAGCGGGTGGTGCACGGCGTGCTCGAGATGATCATGCCGCAGCTCGCGGAGAAGCATCTGCATCTCGCGCCGTTCTCGACGCCGCGCGGACTCACCGTGACGGCGGACGAAGACAAGCTCCGCCAGATTCTGCTGAACCTCCTCGCCAACGCGATGAAGTTCACGCCGGCAGAAGGCACGATCTCGCTGTGCATCGCGACGCGCGATCATCAGGTGGCGATCGACGTCAGCGATACCGGCATCGGCATTCCGCGCGATCAGTGGGACCGAATCTTCGAGCCGTTCGTGCAGGCCAAACGCGCGCTCAATCCGAGCGATCAGGGCGTCGGCCTGGGCCTGGCGATCAGCCGCCAACTCGCGCGCGCGATGGGTGGCGAGCTCACGGTGGCGAGCGAGGTCGGAAAGGGCTCGACGTTCACCGTGACGTTGCCGCGATTCGCGTCCTGA
- a CDS encoding leishmanolysin-related zinc metalloendopeptidase gives MTGAAQSAVAGQRLATAPTFVVSDANGSPLGNVAVTIATSAGSVSGAPTRTLAGPTSVGAWTLGEHAGADTMTVSVHGLTPLVIVANAMPGAAAKIVTTAPISIAGRVGDVGPSINARVTDAFGNPIALAAVNVALAGGGSAPSNVTSDANGDFTVSGWQYSTIAGQNILTVSSAQATLSFTATLSPADPSQVLVSGADQKGRAGAAVSPIVVKVADKYGNAIAGRSATFAVTAGGGSIAATSATAGSDGSIAMPAWTLGRTTLPQVVHVVSGTLSTDVNVTVASDYKIDIRFFGPNMTDAQQALFTTAAARLQSIVTGDIPDIAVSGLDVSAACGMTGLPTISENIDDLVIYASVQPIDGAGKILAEAGPCVFRNDAQGGFSAVGVMLFDVADLDKMTAQGTLQDVITHEMLHVLGVGTMWSAKNLVAATGTVNVGYYGALGRQGCIDDGGTSTCFSNVPVENSGGAGTADSHWRETTFGSELMTGYVNLGGMPLSAITVGSLSDLGYVVNPLSADPYSVPTIGASGELIPLPGASSAWERVTPSAVVLGASPGAAPRFIRR, from the coding sequence GTGACCGGCGCCGCCCAGTCGGCGGTTGCCGGACAGAGGCTCGCGACCGCGCCAACCTTCGTCGTCAGCGACGCGAACGGGTCACCGCTCGGCAACGTTGCGGTGACCATCGCGACCAGTGCGGGCAGCGTAAGCGGTGCACCGACGCGGACGCTCGCCGGACCGACGAGCGTCGGCGCGTGGACGTTGGGCGAACACGCCGGCGCGGACACGATGACCGTGTCTGTGCATGGACTCACGCCGCTCGTCATCGTCGCGAACGCGATGCCGGGCGCGGCGGCGAAAATCGTGACGACCGCGCCGATCTCCATAGCGGGACGCGTAGGCGACGTCGGTCCGTCAATCAACGCAAGAGTCACCGACGCGTTCGGCAATCCGATTGCGCTTGCGGCCGTGAACGTCGCGCTGGCCGGCGGCGGTTCGGCGCCATCGAACGTGACGAGCGACGCGAACGGCGACTTCACAGTTTCAGGATGGCAGTACAGTACGATCGCGGGCCAGAACATTCTGACGGTGAGTTCTGCGCAGGCAACGTTGTCGTTCACGGCGACGCTATCGCCGGCCGATCCATCGCAGGTGCTCGTGAGTGGCGCCGATCAGAAAGGCCGCGCGGGTGCCGCGGTTTCGCCGATCGTCGTCAAGGTCGCCGACAAGTACGGCAACGCCATCGCGGGCCGCAGCGCGACGTTCGCGGTGACCGCGGGCGGTGGCTCGATCGCCGCGACGAGCGCGACGGCCGGCAGCGACGGATCCATCGCGATGCCGGCATGGACCCTCGGCCGCACGACCTTGCCGCAGGTCGTGCACGTCGTGTCCGGTACGCTCTCGACCGACGTGAACGTCACCGTCGCGAGCGATTACAAGATCGACATTCGCTTTTTCGGTCCCAACATGACCGACGCACAGCAGGCGTTGTTCACGACCGCGGCCGCGCGGCTGCAATCGATCGTCACCGGTGACATTCCCGACATCGCCGTGAGTGGTCTCGACGTGTCCGCCGCGTGCGGGATGACCGGACTGCCCACGATCAGCGAGAACATCGACGATCTCGTGATCTACGCATCGGTGCAGCCGATCGACGGCGCGGGAAAGATTCTTGCCGAAGCCGGTCCGTGCGTGTTTCGTAATGACGCGCAAGGCGGCTTCAGCGCCGTCGGCGTGATGCTCTTCGACGTCGCGGATCTCGACAAGATGACGGCACAAGGGACGCTGCAAGACGTCATCACGCACGAGATGCTGCACGTGCTCGGCGTCGGCACGATGTGGTCGGCGAAGAATCTCGTCGCCGCGACGGGCACGGTGAACGTTGGTTATTACGGTGCCCTCGGCCGACAGGGTTGTATAGATGATGGCGGAACGAGCACGTGCTTCTCGAACGTTCCCGTCGAGAACAGCGGAGGCGCGGGGACGGCGGACTCGCACTGGCGCGAGACGACGTTCGGCAGCGAGTTGATGACCGGTTACGTGAACCTGGGTGGCATGCCGTTGAGCGCGATCACCGTGGGCAGCCTGTCCGATCTCGGTTACGTGGTGAATCCACTATCGGCGGATCCGTACAGCGTTCCAACGATTGGCGCGAGCGGCGAGCTCATTCCGCTGCCTGGCGCATCGTCGGCATGGGAGCGCGTTACGCCCTCGGCTGTCGTTCTCGGCGCGTCGCCCGGGGCAGCGCCACGATTTATTCGACGATGA
- a CDS encoding DMT family transporter, which translates to MHSPPSAHHRAASLALGVGVFGIGWSAILVRWSGVPGMVSAFYRLLFASMVLLPWYLVRASRGGSARGPASTALKRAAVFAGVVFAADLAFFNTSIMITSAANATLLGVNSPVFVAIGAWALYGDRPNVRFWLGFALALSGVLSIVGTDVVVHPRLGIGDAFAVAGAVCYGAYLLYVQRARVGMDTLTFSTWCVCAGAASLLPVCLLARQPVWGFSGRSWASLIALALATQIVGHFCVAYALGHLPVTMSSVVLLAQAPLTALLAWPLLGERLRLGQVIGGALVLAGILVVNLTRLAPSQALQAAQRLRQGRSPS; encoded by the coding sequence ATGCACTCCCCTCCCTCGGCGCACCATCGCGCCGCCTCGCTCGCGCTCGGCGTCGGCGTGTTTGGTATCGGCTGGTCGGCCATCCTCGTGCGGTGGTCGGGCGTGCCCGGCATGGTGTCGGCGTTTTATCGCCTGCTGTTCGCATCGATGGTGCTGCTGCCGTGGTATCTCGTGCGCGCGTCGCGCGGCGGATCGGCGCGCGGACCCGCGAGCACGGCACTGAAGCGCGCCGCGGTGTTCGCCGGCGTGGTGTTCGCCGCCGATCTCGCATTCTTTAATACATCGATCATGATCACGTCGGCCGCGAACGCCACGCTGCTCGGTGTGAATTCGCCGGTGTTCGTGGCGATCGGCGCCTGGGCCTTGTATGGCGATCGGCCGAACGTTCGCTTCTGGCTCGGCTTCGCGTTGGCGTTGAGCGGCGTGCTGTCGATCGTCGGAACAGATGTGGTCGTGCATCCACGGCTCGGTATCGGCGATGCGTTCGCGGTGGCCGGCGCGGTGTGTTACGGCGCGTATCTCCTCTACGTGCAGCGTGCGCGCGTCGGCATGGACACGCTGACGTTCAGCACGTGGTGTGTGTGCGCCGGCGCGGCGAGCCTGCTGCCGGTGTGTCTCCTTGCGCGGCAACCGGTGTGGGGTTTCAGCGGGCGGTCGTGGGCGTCGCTCATCGCGCTGGCGCTGGCGACGCAGATCGTCGGGCACTTCTGCGTCGCGTACGCGCTCGGGCATTTGCCGGTGACGATGTCGTCGGTGGTGCTGCTCGCGCAGGCGCCGCTCACCGCATTGCTTGCGTGGCCGCTGCTCGGCGAGCGACTTCGTCTGGGCCAGGTGATCGGCGGCGCACTGGTGTTGGCCGGTATTCTCGTCGTGAATCTCACGCGCCTTGCGCCGTCGCAGGCGTTGCAGGCGGCTCAGCGTCTACGCCAGGGACGCAGCCCTTCGTAG
- the mgtE gene encoding magnesium transporter gives MQNMQPELLYLLHGDPAELAESLAGMRAADVAEALNELPPPAAAKVMAVLPFDLAAQAFDEPELDRRYEIVAAMNEDAALELIEAMSADQRADLFRELAPKTREPLLAGLEPETRRTLEMLLRYPRESAGGIMTTEFLSVPSDWSVAQTLNYIHDVARTKETVYAIYVLDDEDHLVRVVSLRQLLISDPRSAVREVGDRRAPLTAKPDTDREEVARMIAKYNLLALPVVDDERHVLGIVTVDDVIDAIVHEQTEDVQKFGGVEALEAPYMEVGFGQMIRKRAPWLCALFLSEMLTATAMQHFQGEIEKFAILAMFIPLVMSSGGNSGSQATSLIIRALALGEIKLRDWWRIAVRELPTGLMLGAILGVIGFARIELWQSLHIFDYGVHHNLVALAVGLALVGIVAFGSLAGSMLPFVLRRLGFDPASASAPFVATLVDVTGLVIYFSVAWVVLHGTVLGG, from the coding sequence ATGCAGAACATGCAACCCGAGCTGCTCTATCTGCTGCATGGCGACCCCGCCGAGCTCGCCGAGTCGCTTGCCGGCATGCGCGCGGCGGATGTGGCCGAGGCACTGAATGAGCTGCCGCCGCCCGCCGCGGCGAAGGTGATGGCGGTGCTTCCCTTCGATCTCGCCGCGCAGGCCTTCGACGAACCGGAGCTCGATCGCCGGTACGAGATCGTGGCCGCCATGAACGAGGACGCGGCGCTCGAGCTGATCGAGGCGATGTCCGCCGACCAGCGGGCCGATCTCTTCCGCGAGCTCGCGCCGAAAACGCGCGAACCGTTGCTCGCCGGGCTCGAGCCCGAGACTCGACGCACGCTCGAGATGCTGCTGCGTTATCCGCGAGAGAGTGCGGGCGGCATCATGACGACGGAGTTTCTCTCGGTGCCGTCGGACTGGAGCGTCGCGCAGACGCTCAACTATATCCACGACGTCGCGCGCACGAAGGAAACGGTGTACGCGATCTACGTGCTCGACGACGAGGACCATCTCGTTCGCGTCGTGTCACTCAGGCAGTTGTTGATCTCGGATCCGCGCTCGGCCGTTCGCGAAGTCGGCGACCGCCGCGCGCCGCTCACCGCGAAGCCAGATACGGACCGGGAGGAAGTGGCGCGGATGATCGCGAAGTACAATCTCCTCGCGCTGCCCGTGGTCGACGACGAACGACACGTCCTCGGCATTGTGACGGTGGACGACGTGATCGATGCGATCGTACACGAACAGACGGAAGACGTGCAGAAGTTCGGCGGCGTCGAAGCCCTCGAGGCGCCCTACATGGAAGTCGGATTCGGGCAGATGATCCGCAAGCGCGCGCCCTGGTTGTGCGCGCTGTTTCTGTCGGAGATGCTCACCGCGACCGCCATGCAGCATTTCCAGGGCGAAATCGAGAAATTCGCGATTCTGGCGATGTTCATTCCGCTCGTGATGAGCTCGGGCGGCAACTCGGGTTCGCAGGCGACGTCGCTGATCATTCGCGCGCTCGCGCTCGGCGAGATCAAGTTGCGCGACTGGTGGCGCATCGCGGTGCGCGAGCTGCCGACGGGCCTCATGCTCGGCGCGATTCTCGGCGTGATCGGATTTGCGCGCATCGAGCTGTGGCAGTCGCTTCACATCTTCGACTACGGCGTGCATCACAATCTCGTGGCGCTTGCGGTTGGTCTCGCGCTGGTCGGGATCGTGGCGTTCGGGTCGCTCGCCGGTTCGATGCTTCCGTTCGTGTTGCGGCGGTTGGGCTTCGATCCGGCGAGTGCGTCGGCGCCGTTTGTGGCGACGCTCGTCGACGTCACCGGGTTGGTGATTTATTTCAGCGTGGCGTGGGTGGTGTTGCACGGGACGGTGCTCGGGGGCTGA
- a CDS encoding L,D-transpeptidase: MSISRSKKRIMAAAALASIGALGTAAVHSSAAAALATPFVREDPPTSLVADLSERKLYIKEGDSTVETFPVAVGKGSKPTPQGNYKIRKIVWNPEWIPPDQPWAKGKTPQAPGAKANPMKLVKIFFKEPDYYIHGTGEVESLGEAASHGCLRMDPDDAYRVARYLMEHGGQPQDDSWFQRVLHFRSETKTVILDHPIPMTVVD; this comes from the coding sequence ATGTCAATCAGTCGATCAAAGAAGCGAATCATGGCGGCGGCCGCGCTCGCCTCCATCGGCGCGTTGGGTACGGCGGCAGTGCACAGTTCCGCAGCCGCCGCGCTCGCAACGCCGTTCGTGCGCGAAGATCCACCGACGAGCCTCGTCGCCGATCTCAGCGAGCGAAAGCTCTACATCAAGGAAGGCGACTCGACCGTCGAGACGTTTCCGGTCGCGGTCGGCAAAGGCAGCAAGCCGACGCCGCAGGGCAATTACAAAATTCGAAAGATCGTCTGGAACCCGGAGTGGATTCCACCCGATCAGCCGTGGGCGAAAGGCAAGACGCCGCAGGCGCCCGGCGCGAAAGCAAATCCCATGAAGCTCGTGAAGATTTTCTTCAAGGAGCCGGACTACTACATCCATGGGACGGGTGAGGTTGAATCCCTGGGCGAGGCCGCCTCGCATGGTTGCTTGCGTATGGATCCCGACGACGCGTACCGTGTCGCGCGGTACCTCATGGAGCACGGCGGACAACCGCAGGACGACAGCTGGTTCCAGCGCGTGCTGCACTTCCGCAGCGAGACCAAGACCGTCATTCTCGACCATCCGATCCCGATGACCGTCGTGGACTAA
- a CDS encoding VOC family protein, producing the protein MQRIPTGSFVWHNLVTPDAKNAAAFYSEIANWHTTPWEYDERDFTLFTVDGEEFGGAVAPASDVVDAAPSAPRWVPYVYVYDVDACARQAAKIGGSLRKGPFEVPNVGSWAIVGDPQGATLGLFEPEVIPPEKTLAPRATQFSWHELMTTDYHAAFEFYKQLFHWTAIAENDMGEHGTYLTFGQNGQACGGMFNKPGATPSWLSYLRVNDVKIAAQTAQRLGATVHLGPVEVPGGDWIVQCTDREGAPFAMHAPRA; encoded by the coding sequence ATGCAACGCATCCCGACCGGAAGCTTCGTCTGGCACAATCTCGTGACGCCCGACGCGAAGAACGCCGCGGCGTTCTACTCCGAGATCGCCAACTGGCACACGACACCCTGGGAGTACGACGAGCGCGACTTCACGCTCTTCACGGTCGACGGCGAAGAGTTCGGCGGCGCCGTGGCTCCGGCGAGTGACGTCGTCGATGCCGCGCCATCGGCGCCGCGCTGGGTTCCGTACGTGTACGTCTACGACGTCGACGCGTGCGCGCGTCAGGCGGCGAAGATCGGCGGATCGCTGCGCAAAGGCCCGTTCGAGGTGCCGAACGTCGGCTCGTGGGCCATCGTCGGCGATCCGCAGGGGGCGACGCTCGGTTTGTTCGAGCCCGAGGTCATTCCGCCCGAGAAGACCCTGGCGCCGCGCGCCACGCAGTTTTCATGGCATGAACTGATGACCACCGACTACCACGCGGCATTTGAGTTCTATAAACAACTCTTCCACTGGACCGCGATCGCCGAGAACGACATGGGCGAGCACGGCACGTATCTGACTTTTGGCCAGAATGGCCAGGCGTGCGGCGGCATGTTCAACAAGCCGGGCGCCACGCCGAGCTGGTTGTCGTACCTGCGCGTGAACGACGTGAAAATCGCGGCGCAGACCGCGCAGCGATTGGGCGCTACCGTGCATCTTGGACCGGTCGAGGTGCCCGGCGGCGATTGGATCGTGCAGTGCACGGATCGCGAAGGCGCGCCGTTCGCGATGCACGCACCGCGAGCGTAA